The following DNA comes from Rosa rugosa chromosome 5, drRosRugo1.1, whole genome shotgun sequence.
CGTGCCATggctttccggaaagggaatcgcgctaGGAACAAAATTCGTCGCTATGCCACGACgtgtgggctttttcgggctttcggggtcgtttagggcctcaaaactgcgtTTTTCTAATTTCCATAGttttggttttctagtttattttggattgttttcgtttttacccatgggctttagggtttcattgttagtcgccctagggctTCTTTCTTATATATAAGCAGCCTTAAGCGGCTGCAGAAGCTATCTTTTAtcttattatcaatcaaatatagaattttctcttttatctctggtggactccagaaccctttgtttaggtttatcgcttgtaaacctagtttatcattccgactgcgtcaaACAAATACCCTAAAAGAACCTATAAACATAAAACATAATTATCGCCATGCGCAACGTCGACATAGGGACCACAACATTAACCGAGAAGCAACTGCAAAACATGGGCCAGATATGAAAACGATTAGTACCTATACAGTTATATAAAAGGGTCAATGAGAAAATTACATTGTAGTAAACTAGTGCATGATATAAAACGCTATGAAATGATTGCGGACCGTTGTTTTGAAATTCACCTCTAATAGtgggattttttttcttaagtgaaaaatattatttttagagaaaattagaaaaaaaaaacccaaaaaatgaagccCTTTTTAAGAAAAACCCAACcatatgttttcttttaatttacacccattcacattttgaaccttccttataggttttaagtctataattaagttttttcacgttttttttagtttgactattttacccttctggttgaataaggaaaatatgcatcaaatatagctgttgatttttttttatgaatttaaatatggcatcagttataAACACATATTAGAATTTTATACATTCAATTTATTTTCCCTTATTTAAAGACggttaattgccttaattattgtatatcttcatttctgatttgatctatatatttgcccttttttagtagatatgtttgtgttgatattcctattattagatatctcaacgtgattaatcgccttaattattgtatgtaactgatgccatattttagaagatatgtttgtgtagatattccttatttaaaatattaattgccttaattattgtatatctcttcctttcagatttgatctatatatttgctattttttAGTAGATGTGCTTatgtagatattcctattagatttcgtagatttctcaacgtgattaaacatccttttgtggagATAACATCCTTTTGTGGAGATATTCCTATCATTAGATATGTCAACGTGATTAAACATCCTATCCTCCAGCTTGTGTATTATCAGATtctattatataaatatttctctttatcgacatgattaaacatcctctcaTTATGGTATGTTATTTTCCTTATCCGTTCTTATAGGTATAGTTATACAATCATtccatattcattaattttctaaaatggtcgagttaatgtaattagcccatgtaaaatgtacttgatgtagattgattgctttaagatttttttttcacccctacatttttctccacataggtgcctgattctatggggtggtcaaggaccacataatagttatgtgtaactgtagagtttgcttaatatataattatcccttaattttggcgcattgaataattttgaatgtgcaagagtttttgcactataatttagcaaactcattattatcattcattgttttacaattgaaaatgaactttacaatattaagaaatttatttctaatatcaaggtaatttaaatacacattctttttgaaggaataagcctaaaaatttattgaaatagggaCAACGAGTACAACCGTAAATGACGTTcatccagtattgaaataaacaattttaaatttgtttttacaattgaaatataaactttacattttcgaaCCTATATAAAGACCATTATAACACTTCATCCGTCATCTCGACTAGCACTTTGCAATGTAGTCTTCAAAAATCTCCCAACTACTAGTGCCCTGCATGTTGTGATTCCttatacaattgcaaattaccttcatagatctatttcaaaggtaaaactctattaggatttacatacatatatccaaaatatattatctaaattataggtatattaattgtcaatgtactataggttatggaataaacaacctacgatatagagtcacacaaataatttaaaactacaaaaacaaacatctaaatCATAGGTATTACATATTAAAGCAATCTAAGTATCAGGTAATTAGAAATAACGATTCTGttttgaaggaatgaaactaagttttgtaccagattcataaattgaaatttctaattactaaaaatccatccaattcaagctttacacaaaatcaagggattaacaaagatattatactaaataaatctgatgaataggtaatttgaattacgaatatgatatatgtacctatttgaaagaaagtctctaacccataagaaattgatgaaataaatctcatgaataggtcgtttgaaatcatatgcaactttgtgaaaggtctccacccaaagaaaaaatgacgaatgaattccttagcttctatatataggaagaaacataccaaaaattcatcaCTGTATCATAATAATGAGATTAATGTAAACACCTAAAATTAAGTACTGATTAAAACCTAAAGTGAAGGTAATAACAACAATAAcgtcaatcaaactccataatcTTTAGGAGTGATTGCGGCAATGTTGTAATTGCAGTTTTCATGAATGAGATTtcacttgatcaaaaaaaaacaaaactccaTAATCtttgctagatgattttgattattaatcctatttaataggtgaatggggaatttgatagtgacagctttagtaattcttaacaacattgagttttaatatttatcctatttaataggttttttttattttgaataaacctaattaattggttttggtgtatattaaaacactcttatggatgtgtattctaaaaggggtgtgtgaatttgggtgtagaatcaaattctcCTTATTTTTATTGTCATGTTTGAAGAATGTAATTTTTCAATTTGTCCATCTCTGACTGATTATTGTTTTAATATCTTGTTGGTAAATCTCACTTCAGGTAGCAGCTCTGAAAGCCTTCACTACCGGTGTTGAAATCGGAAATGCTGTGGGAAATATTGCTGTTGCCACTGGTTCATGCATCATTATGTGATTAATTGCAATTGCATGAATGCTTGGATCAATGTCTGGTGTTGGCATACTTGGTGTTGGTAGCTAGCCTGCTTTAGTGCGACCAAGTCTCTGTTTATGGTCCTGCATGTTGTTTGTAATAATGTTGTTAAAAATGTTTAGTCCGGTAAGACATCATTGAAATGCAAACAGTGTTTGAACTTTAGAATCTTAATATTTTGGTACCTCCAATTTTATattattatgattattattattattattttatgctGGCAAGAAAATAATATGTTAAGACCAAAGATTACACATTATGTCACACTACTTTAGAGGCATGGCAATTGTTTACACCAGCTattaattaatttcaactaTTTTCTAACACAACCAGTACAGAAAGTGCAGACTTTGAAACTCACAATTAAAAAATAACATACCAAAAAAGGAATGCTaaaagagagagggggagagaggcTGGCTCTATATTTAGAAGACTGCTAGAGTTGCTCTAAGACAATGATAAATGGGATACAATTAGTTATTCAATTTTTTGGTACAAAGTGTCAAAGATTCTAAAGTTCACAAATAGAATCATTGACACATAAATGCAAAAACTCTATAGTATTGAACAGCTGATCAATTAAGGAACGAAACTACCATCGCCATTGGGAAAAATAGAGGAATTTCCACTTTGAAGATGGGGGAATGGAAAATGAGTTACAAGACAACTAATAAAGATATGAAAGGAGAGTTCCCCGCTTATGTGATTGGATAATATGATCTCAGTTGACATGCATCTTCAAATTAACCCTTTTACAAAATTTACACTACAGATATTATGAACGCTTTCCTTCTGCCAAGCTTACACGCATTGCTCTTCCCTCTAGTTCCTGAGAAGCCAAGAAAACAAGACAAGGAATAATCAGTTGACTACCCGAAACTGGGTTCATTAGTCGAGGCAATATTCTCTTGCGAGATAGTTTGGTACAATAAAATGCTTATGTTGGACTGTGAATGTAGAGTGCACATTCAGACAAGAATTAATGGTCCAAATTCACAGTCCGATAACATAAGCACATTACGTTTGCCAGAGACAATCTCGAAGTACATCATTTGCGAATTTATAGATGGGTTGAACTAATCAGGCAGATGGGACTAGGAAACAATACCACTCCATCTAGAGATTGTAAGGCAGTTTCCATCTCTGCTTTTGTTGAGAAGCATACGAATCCATAGCCACGGGACCTTCCTGTCTCCCCATCATATAGAACCCTGGCTCCGACCACATTTCCATATTCTTGGAAAGCTTTTGTCAAACTCTCAGATGTGGCTGACCAGGACAAATTCCCAACAAAAAGTTTGTACTCAGTTTCTGGATATAGAGGTTCTTTCGCTCTAGGTTTGTCCGAAAAGTTAACCCTCAATGTTCGGCCACTGTACTCCTGAAAATTGGAATCAATAATGCTTTTTAGCAATAAGGTTTGAGTAATGCTATATGTATGACAACCACGTCTCAATCTAGCTCAAACACATGGGTCCATGTCAGAGTAAATCATGCCCAGTGGATCCCTTGTTGTGAGACTAAGATATGATAGGTAATGTGGTATAGAATAGAATATAGATAGTTCTTTTAAGAGTCTTACCCGTCCATCAAGATTTTCAATTACAGCATTGCAATCTTCAACACTGCTCATCGTCACAAATGCAAATCCTCTGCTTCTTCCGGTGTCCCTATGATAGAGAACCTATATATGATCATCAATTGTATTCATTAGTAACTCTTAAGGAAATAGAGAAAAGAGGTGCACTCAATAGCATCATTAGCAAACAGCAGGAATGAAATTCTCAGCAGAagctagaaaataaaaattgtacaTACTGATAAATTTGAACTACCAACTATTCAGATAATCGTGAACATAATGGATTTCAACATGCTTACACTAAACAACCTTTGAATTACTCATATGTTACATAAACCATGAGTTGGACAGAAATTATCTTCGATACTCTTGCTTTATTTGTAGGTCTTATACAAAATATTGTGGGTTCAGTATTTGATGGCTTAAGGCTATTTATCACCTAACTGAACTTGTCTCCGGATTCTTTCAGATTTCAATAATATGCAGTTAGCTTTATGTTATGTGTTCCATGACTCCTCTTCAGTTGATTAGGTTGCTCAACTAAATTATTGCAATCTAAATGTATATCACCCCATTACCACAGAGAGCACTAAAACCAATCTCATGACTTCACCTATAACTTTTGATCTCTACTTACTTTGATCACCCTGTTTTACAACACTGGCAGGGCCAAATTGATAACACAAGTGTACAAGGCCAGGcttcaaatccaaaaccaattggttCAATTTGACAATGTTGGAAtaacccgctttgataccatgataaagtaatctgggctTCACAACTAAAACCAATTAACAATGGATGGAGTtgcccaaatccttataaactcatTTGCTGATCCCCATTTTTCCATTTGGGATTTATACACAACAAGGATTACAGTGAGTTAAGATTAAGAAAGCTTCTATCTCCTTGTCGCCTGTCGGAGTGTTAACTTGGACCATACATTCAACCAGAACTCCGCTAGCTACTTaatcaaaatccaaattaaCAATCTGAGAACATAATCTGTCACGTATTATTTCCCTAATGTACTAATAACAAGTACGTAACAACATACCAACGGCCTATTATAAACAAATATTTCAAGAAAAACAGTTAGATACTTGACAATTACTGACCTCAATGAGTTCTGGACTTGCATAGTCCTGAATTATCCCAGCAAGCTGTGCGCTGTCAACACTGTAAGGAAGGTTCCCAAAGTAAAGCTTCGTGTTCACACTAAGCTCATCAGTCGAAACTTCACCTCCAACCTCACCAGCCTCACTCGAAACTTCATCGGCCGCCGCTTCAGCTGTCGGCGCCACTACTTCCTCTTCGGCTtgcttctcttcttcctcctcagcCGCCACAACAGCTTCTTCAACCTCCTCCGTCACAGCCACGTCCACAGAAGCGCACGATATTCTCAGCACGCGCCTAGAAAGCAGTGGCTGATCTATAACACATGAATGAGCAGATAGCGACGACGACGATGATAGCATGCGGGCAGGTGTTGTGATTCTGAGGTGAAGATCATGGTGAGGGGCTAAGTGCACGTGATTGGAGCGCATGCATTTGAGGGTGTGGATGGAAGGAGAGAAAGACGAGCTCATGGCTGCGGCTGCGGTGGCAGCCATGGTGGTGCTGAGTGGTGAATGTGAGTGAGGTAGATAAGGCCAATGTGGTTTACTACAGTTGTGATCGATGAAGTCCTGGATGTCAGGAAAGAGAGAAGGGAGGTATGGGTGCGTGGGATAGTGTTAAGCTATCGAAGCTGATGTGGGCAAATTATGGCCAGGGAGAGTGTGTAAGAGATATGTGTGGGAGGATAAGATAAGTGAAACGNNNNNNNNNNNNNNNNNNNNNNNNNNNNNNNNNNNNNNNNNNNNNNNNNNNNNNNNNNNNNNNNNNNNNNNNNNNNNNNNNNNNNNNNNNNNNNNNNNNNNNNNNNNNNNNNNNNNNNNNNNNNNNNNNNNNNNNNNNNNNNNNNNNNNNNNNNNNNNNNNNNNNNNNNNNNNNNNNNNNNNNNNNNNNNNNNNNNNNNNgggctactttttttttttttttagcaaaagaaaaaatgcaGACTTGTTTACCTAAAGAACAATTTTTGAAGGACATTAAGGGACTAGTGAATCTGATGACTAAATACGTGTACAGTTTAAATTGTTATTTTTCTCAGCCCCTTAAAATTGTCCCTTGAATAAGTTGGACCGAGAAAAATGGTATTTAAAATCGAATCTATGATCCCACATCTATGCGTATGTATCTTTCAATAAGAGATTATATTGACTTTTATTAAGTGCATAAAAGCATCTGCAATGGGAGTAATTTTATATACACCCCTCTTTCTACTTAATTCACATCCCCATTTAACTTTCTTCTATAAAACTTCTATTTTTCCTTGTTCAAAAATCAATATACACCTCTATAGCCAACACCTCCTCCACCATTTCCATCACGGCTCTACCTCCTTATCACATTTTTTGGTGGTATTCCATTAAAACAACACACAACCACACCCTCCTTGTCCTCGTGGTTTTGgttagagagagtgagagaggggtCGGTTTAGCCAGAGAGGGAGTGTGACATACATGTATGTACTATAGAAGTTTTGCCTTTTTTATGAAATAAATGTTTTGTCTAAAGAAAAGATTAGATGTAATTGAAGAGATCTAAACAACATGTTAATTTAAGCAAGTAGGCTAACTATGAAGAGCGCTGCAGATGAGCTCTGGCTTGTAGGTTATTCTAGGTTACTTAGAGTAACCTACATATGGAGGTTACATGTTCAATTCTCACCATCATCATGAAGATGAGATTGAAAATTATCGTTTCtcttaaggaaaaaaaaaatatagtgaGCCGTGCAAATTTTAAACTCACCAGTTTTAACTAGGCTTGGAAAATCATGAGTGCAAAATGTATGATATCTCTAATCATTTATGGAGAGTAAAATTCACACTCCCCCCTTTTTGTAAACCACTCTCGTTTTCTCTTTTATTCATTAAATTTAGCCAAAACGCTCTATCTATTTGATGTTCCTGGCGACCCGCCTAGTCCGTTAAAAGTGTTAAACGCATGGAGTAGCATGCTCTACTTCTCATGCTCCATTTCTAAGCTGAAGCTTAGTCGACTCCTCTCTCTAAGCCTCACCAAATCCCTGTGTACTGCAGCTGCAACCTCTTTCTTTCAAACCCAGAATCTAAAGCCCCTCAACTCCAAAATCTCAACCTACATGCGCAATGGGTTTGTCGAAGAAGCCCAGAAGCTGTTCGACGAAATGCCTCACAGAAACACTGTCACCTGGAACGCCATGATTCGTGGGTACTTTCTAAACGGGAAGTTCCATGATGCGGTCAGTTTGTTTAATCGGATGACGGAGCGGGATGTCTTCTCGTATAACACGGTGATTGCCGGGTTGATGCAATGTGGGGATGTGGAGGGCGCTAGGCGAGTCTTTGACGGGATGGTTTTCCGAGACGTTGTGACTTGGAATTCAATGATTTCCGGGTATATTCGTAATGACAGGATTGGTGGAGCGTTGCAAGTGTTTGATGGGATGCAGGTGAAGgatgtggtttcttggaatttGGTTGTTGGGGGACTTGTGAAGTATGGGGAGATTGATTTGGCTGAGGAGTATTTTAAGAAGATGAGCATTCGAGATTGTGCTTCCTGGACTATAATGATTTCGGTGTTTGCTAATGCAGGACGGATTGTTGAAGCTCGAGAGCTCTTTGATGACATGCCTCTGAGGGATGTTCAGGCTTGGAATGCGATGATAGTTGGGTATATAGAAAATGGGTGTTTTGAACTTGCAGAGGGGTTGTTTCAGAAGATGCCTGAGCGGGATTTTGAATCTTGGACTCAAATGGTAGATGGGTTGGTCGAGGCCCAAAGAGTTAATGATGCCTTGAAGCTATTCATGGAGATGCCTGAGAAATGTCCCAAAACATGGAACTCGATCCTTTTGAAATTAATAAGAAATGAGCTCACTAGAGAAGCTCATGCTTGTCTTGAGAAGACGCCTTACAGAGATGTCATATCATGGACAAATTTGATTGTTGGATATTTTGGAATCAGAGAGGTTGGCGTCGCAATTAAACTTTTTGAGTCCATGCCTACTCGAGATACAACTGCATGGAATGCCACGATATTTGGATTAAATGAAAACGATCGTGGTGAAGAAGGTTTGAAGCTTTTcatgagaatgaaagaatcAGGGCCATCACCAGACAAAGCTACATTTACTAGTGTTTTGACAATCTGTTCAGACTTACCAACCTTACACCTAGGTAGACAAACTCATGCACATATAGTAAAAGCAGGATTTGGTGACATTGTTTCAGTTTCCAATGCTATGGTTACCATGTATGCAAGATGTGGGAACATGGATTCTGCTTTACTGGAATTCTCGTCCATGCCTAGCCGTGATGTCATCTCTTGGAATTCTATAATATGTGGATATGCACATCATGGGAATGGTGATGTAGCTTTGGAGATGTTCGAACGCATGAGATCAGCAGATGTTCATCCAAATCCTATAACATTTGTCAATGTTCTATCCGCTTGTAGCCATTCAGGGTTGGTCAGTCAAGGTAAATACTACTTTGACATGATGAGATACACGTATTTTCTTCAACCTACAACTGAGCATTATACATGTATAGTAGATTTATTCGGTAGATTTGGGCTTATAGATGAGGCAATGAGTTTTCTAGATCAAATGAAAGCAGATGGATTTGAAATTCCTGCTAGTGTATGGGGGGCATTACTTGGAGCATGTAGAATCCACAAGAAAATTGAGGTGGGTGAGATTGCTGGAGAGAGGGTTCTGGAAATAGAGCCTGGCAACTCCGGTGTATATTTGATTTTGGCAGAAATGTATTTGAGTaatggaagaagagaagatGCTGGGCGGATTAAGGCAAGGATGAAAGAGAAAGGAGTCAAGAAGCAACCGGGGTGCAGTTGGATCGAGGTAAACAACATTGGGAATGTATTTCTTTCAGGGGACAAATCCCACCCCAAATTTAGGAAGATCTGTTATGTGTTAGAATTACTGTATATAGAGATTGAGACTCAGTTTCCAAAACCTGCTGCATTGCTTCAACAAGTACAAGTTCCATAGAATATATATCTTGGCTGACGTTTTGTTACTCAAAGCTTTGTTTGGTGCTCTGTTGATTTGTACTCTTCATATAATCATCAGACTCAGATTGCAATGGATGTTAAGTCATTATGAATTGTTGTTGATAGTCAACTGAGTTcaagtttatgaacaatttTCCAAGCCATTAGAGGATATATGTTGAAGCAGATGATGTAACTTGTAAGCCTTTGATTTTGTACAAGACGAAGAAGCAGTAGCCTATCAGATATGGGTTTGTGTATGCATTGGCAGTGGCCAGAAGCTGCCAACCTCGCATCTAATCACAATAGAAGCGCAAGGGAGAGAGAGGAATTGTCCATAGATTGTTGGAGAAGGAGTTTTCAGCAAGCCCCCTGTTGATGTGATCAACCATTTATTGAACTATCCATAGTTCTTTAGCCAAAATGATATCCATATATCAAATTGATTTCGATGCTAAAATCTGATGTCTCTGGGAAGAGCTAAACAGGTATAAAGAAGGGAGGTGATTCCTGGCTCTTATATATGCTCTGTAGCTTGACCTTTTACCAAGGAAGATGTCGGTGTATTTTCTGGTTTGACAATAGATGTCGAATTAGAGTACAAGGGTATCTATAATCAACCAGTTCAAggttctgaatttttttaccATAGTACATATGAATATTAACAAAGATGAAGAAGCATCCAATTCATCCTCTGTAAGCTTGGTTAAGATAAATCGCATATGTGCTTTCATTTATAAAAGGTGCCTTCCGTATCAGCCTAGTTCACTCAACATATATGTACCATCAAATTTACAGAATTAAACAAAGTCTAAATTACATCAACTAAACGTAGCACAAGTTAATTTACTATTGCAAGAGACTGGATATTTGTATAGAATCATATATCTGAACTTTGATAATTTTTCCCATCAGTATAAAACATTTAatgaagtgaaaaaaaaaaaaacccccaaTTCCACATTTCCACCATAAAGATAGGAAAGCAAGTCTCAATACCAGGCCAACACAAGTTTATTCAAAGCCACCTTCGGGTACTACATTCTCCCTTCCTAGCTAGGAATTAGGATCCCGAAAAAGCTAGTGGTTCAAAGTCCACTGGCAGTTCACAAACTTTTTTCCTTGAATTGTCTTTCAAACTAAACACATGTAAACTATAGGGTTCAGGTCTTGACTTCTGCGCATAGTAAATCGAATCATCATCACAGCGTAGGGAATCATGGAATGACATTACTATGGAATTGTTCGAACCTAAAACCAAGGCATTACTCCCAATCGATTGCACCTCCTGCCACACAGGAGTTGTCTCCTCCAGCTTATAAACACGGAATTGAATTTGTGAGATATGAACATATTCCACTACCAGCATTAGACCAGTCCCCACTCTTTTGATCATGTAAACCTTGGGAGACCTTCCTCTTACTTCGTCAAGTATTGCACATGCATCAGGTTTGATTTCCATCTTCTTCATGGGAATGGAAGATGTGCCGAAATCCCAGACATCAACACTATAGTCTTCCTTTAAGACATAGAACTCATTACCACACCCCATGATTTCTTTGTACCATCTGCGCTCCTCAAGTTTTGTCCACTTATAATCAGATGTTGTGCAGAAAGCAAGGCTGTCGTACCTGCAATTATCTCTGTCTTCAAAGATGTACATCACCATGACTCCAATCTTGTCTTTGTTGCTGCATGTCGGACGTGAAGACAGCCCAGCCTCGCCAAATGCTTCACAGAAGTGAAATCCAAGAATTTATCACTCGGAGGCCTTTTAGCCTCATCAGAAGTTTTGCATACTAATGTGAAGTGATCAACAATATTGTATGCATAAGTAGTACCTTTCTGATatgcagggccggtcctgacatTTTGAAGGCCTGAGgcaaataattaaaatgtggcctcaCATAAAAAAACCATATaatcaaataaatttttttatatatataaaaattaaacccctacattaatagtaatgcaaaaaaaaaaaaaaaaggtgttcgattccaaaataatttttctcttagaagttgaaaaaataaaaaagaacagaaTATAATATATTCTTTACAAAAGAAACCAATGAAAAACAAAGGGCAAATACATTAGtattcaatttcaaaatattcTTTTCATAGAAGCTGgaaaaagaaggaacaaaaaaagtttaatttgcaaagaaactaattaagaaaaagaaaaagacaaaaaagtgcaattaaactaattaagaaaaacctttcaaaaaaaaaactaattaagaaaaaaaaaaagacaaaacagAGCCCACTGTGCTTCGAACCTTGGTGTTGCAAGCAACTTGCTGTTGCATGTTGCCGCTGCAGTAGCGTGGCCATATAGTAGAGTATATGCAAAAGAAGATTATATAATTATACAATGAATAtatgtaaaattaaaaaaaaaaaaaaaaaaacttggcaGAGGCCCGTCGGAGAGTGGTGGcctgaggcggctgcctcaggcagcagccctcagggccggccctgctgATATGTAATGCCAAGTATATCTGGAAAAGTCTTGAGTGGTGGCAGGGGAAGTTGAATTCCAGATAAGAATGGAGTTGAGATCATAAACTCGAGCTGGTTGTTCAACAAAACTAGCCAACCGTGAGAGGATCCAAGGCAAACTGCATCTCTGGACTCCTCGGGCATGTTTATGTTCGAGTTGTAAAAGTTTCCTTTAAGACTGTAAAACCTAGACCCATCAATGGCCTCACCTTTATTCAGATCTCGGGGAAGAACTAGCCACGTTGTTTCGGGTAGCCAAGTGAAGGATGGTGACTTGGTGATTTCATCAACTGCAGCAGACCAAGAGGGACAAACTGCTTTAAAGCGCATGATGGTTTTGAGGGTGGATGTTGATAGGATATGTTGACTGAGTTCCTTTGGTAATTCGGACCATCCTGACATGTTTTCTCTTATGATTTTACTGGAGTTGTTGTCGTCGTCCGCCATCGATGTGATCTTGAAGAAAGAGGCGAGGGTAATAAAATTAGAAATCCCTTTTCCTGCCGAGAAGAATACTACGAATTGAGAGAGAAATAAAGAAACTCTAGCTACGTAATACGAGAATATCTCAGGTTAGGTTTCTgatatagagagagaaaacCTATTTATACAAAACCAAAATTACCCCTAAAGGGATAATGTCCGTCAAAATTCCACTCCACAA
Coding sequences within:
- the LOC133709267 gene encoding pentatricopeptide repeat-containing protein At4g02750-like, which encodes MLYFSCSISKLKLSRLLSLSLTKSLCTAAATSFFQTQNLKPLNSKISTYMRNGFVEEAQKLFDEMPHRNTVTWNAMIRGYFLNGKFHDAVSLFNRMTERDVFSYNTVIAGLMQCGDVEGARRVFDGMVFRDVVTWNSMISGYIRNDRIGGALQVFDGMQVKDVVSWNLVVGGLVKYGEIDLAEEYFKKMSIRDCASWTIMISVFANAGRIVEARELFDDMPLRDVQAWNAMIVGYIENGCFELAEGLFQKMPERDFESWTQMVDGLVEAQRVNDALKLFMEMPEKCPKTWNSILLKLIRNELTREAHACLEKTPYRDVISWTNLIVGYFGIREVGVAIKLFESMPTRDTTAWNATIFGLNENDRGEEGLKLFMRMKESGPSPDKATFTSVLTICSDLPTLHLGRQTHAHIVKAGFGDIVSVSNAMVTMYARCGNMDSALLEFSSMPSRDVISWNSIICGYAHHGNGDVALEMFERMRSADVHPNPITFVNVLSACSHSGLVSQGKYYFDMMRYTYFLQPTTEHYTCIVDLFGRFGLIDEAMSFLDQMKADGFEIPASVWGALLGACRIHKKIEVGEIAGERVLEIEPGNSGVYLILAEMYLSNGRREDAGRIKARMKEKGVKKQPGCSWIEVNNIGNVFLSGDKSHPKFRKICYVLELLYIEIETQFPKPAALLQQVQVP
- the LOC133709269 gene encoding 28 kDa ribonucleoprotein, chloroplastic gives rise to the protein MAATAAAAMSSSFSPSIHTLKCMRSNHVHLAPHHDLHLRITTPARMLSSSSSLSAHSCVIDQPLLSRRVLRISCASVDVAVTEEVEEAVVAAEEEEEKQAEEEVVAPTAEAAADEVSSEAGEVGGEVSTDELSVNTKLYFGNLPYSVDSAQLAGIIQDYASPELIEVLYHRDTGRSRGFAFVTMSSVEDCNAVIENLDGREYSGRTLRVNFSDKPRAKEPLYPETEYKLFVGNLSWSATSESLTKAFQEYGNVVGARVLYDGETGRSRGYGFVCFSTKAEMETALQSLDGVELEGRAMRVSLAEGKRS